The Mycolicibacterium mageritense genome contains a region encoding:
- a CDS encoding DUF1906 domain-containing protein, with protein sequence MTRSASRREVLRSAAVFAPALAVPGALAAALSTPRAVAEGLQLIDFADRLVQPEQIKSAGFGGALVYVSELRPGATFDFKPVTRDYADRLRSAGLQIVSCYQFGKPGWPTPSDFTRGYNGGVADAQTAVGLHTAAGGPASAPIFFSVDEDIDATTWKTLAAQWFRGINSVLGVARTGIYGGRRQCGWAIADGVVGSSTSPGYRWAWQTKAWSRGEREPAAVLFQREVVTASDPGFVIDGVHVDVNDVLAADFGQWDLPR encoded by the coding sequence GTGACGCGATCCGCTTCACGGCGTGAAGTCCTCAGATCTGCCGCGGTGTTCGCGCCGGCATTGGCCGTCCCGGGCGCGCTGGCCGCGGCGCTCAGTACTCCGCGGGCCGTTGCCGAGGGTCTGCAGCTCATCGACTTCGCCGACCGGTTGGTGCAGCCCGAGCAGATCAAATCCGCAGGCTTCGGTGGCGCACTGGTGTACGTGTCCGAACTGCGGCCGGGAGCCACCTTCGACTTCAAGCCGGTCACCCGTGACTACGCCGACCGTCTCCGGTCAGCGGGGTTGCAGATCGTCAGTTGCTACCAGTTCGGCAAACCCGGCTGGCCGACCCCATCGGACTTCACCCGTGGTTACAACGGGGGTGTGGCCGACGCCCAGACCGCGGTGGGGCTGCACACCGCGGCCGGTGGCCCCGCGTCGGCGCCGATCTTCTTCAGCGTCGACGAGGACATCGATGCCACAACGTGGAAAACCTTGGCAGCCCAGTGGTTTCGGGGAATCAACTCCGTCTTGGGAGTGGCGCGCACCGGAATCTATGGCGGCAGGCGCCAGTGCGGCTGGGCCATCGCCGACGGTGTCGTCGGTTCCTCGACCAGCCCGGGTTACCGCTGGGCGTGGCAGACCAAGGCATGGTCGCGGGGCGAGCGCGAGCCGGCCGCGGTGCTGTTCCAGCGCGAAGTCGTCACGGCATCCGACCCGGGTTTCGTGATCGACGGCGTACACGTCGACGTGAATGACGTTCTCGCAGCCGATTTCGGCCAGTGGGACTTACCCCGATAG
- a CDS encoding fused (3R)-hydroxyacyl-ACP dehydratase subunits HadA/HadB, whose amino-acid sequence MTAADTSTLESRVGHYYQVDDTYLVGREKVREYARAVQDYHPAHWDLDAAAKLGYSGLVAPLTFTSTPAMAANRHLFESVVVGYDTYLQTEEVFEQHRPIVSGDDLSVDVELSSVRRIAGRDLITVTNTFTDTAGERVHTLHTTVVGLTAEDVDPTIKAAVQKAMMHDVNILGVGESEAPYEKTVRPEGDIHIAEAGTTRVPGTPSFDDVKVGDALPVHHTRLSRGDLVNYAGVAGDANPIHWDEDIAKLAGLPDVIAHGMLTMGLGAGFASAWTGDPGAVTRYAVRLSQPAIVSAAEGADIEFSGRVKSLDPETRSGIVIVAAKSGDRKIFGLATMHVRFR is encoded by the coding sequence ATGACCGCAGCAGATACGTCGACACTCGAATCCCGCGTCGGCCACTACTACCAGGTGGATGACACCTACCTGGTCGGCCGCGAAAAGGTACGTGAGTACGCCCGAGCCGTGCAGGACTACCACCCGGCACACTGGGATCTCGACGCCGCCGCCAAGCTGGGCTATTCGGGCCTGGTCGCGCCGCTGACGTTCACCTCGACCCCGGCCATGGCAGCCAACCGCCATCTCTTCGAGTCGGTGGTTGTCGGCTACGACACCTACCTGCAGACCGAAGAGGTCTTCGAGCAGCACCGCCCGATCGTCTCGGGCGACGACCTGTCGGTCGACGTCGAACTGTCGTCGGTCCGCCGCATCGCGGGCCGAGACCTCATCACCGTCACCAACACCTTCACCGACACCGCGGGCGAGCGGGTGCACACCCTGCACACCACCGTCGTCGGCCTCACCGCCGAGGATGTCGATCCCACGATCAAGGCCGCCGTGCAGAAGGCGATGATGCACGACGTGAACATCCTCGGAGTCGGGGAATCCGAGGCTCCTTACGAGAAGACGGTGCGTCCCGAGGGCGACATCCACATCGCCGAGGCCGGCACGACCCGCGTACCGGGGACACCGTCCTTCGACGACGTCAAGGTGGGCGACGCGCTGCCGGTGCATCACACCCGGCTGTCCCGCGGCGACCTCGTCAACTATGCCGGCGTGGCCGGCGATGCCAACCCGATTCACTGGGACGAGGACATCGCCAAACTGGCAGGCCTGCCCGACGTGATCGCCCACGGAATGCTCACCATGGGGCTGGGCGCCGGATTCGCCTCCGCGTGGACGGGCGACCCGGGTGCGGTCACCCGCTACGCCGTGCGGCTGTCACAGCCGGCGATCGTGTCTGCCGCCGAAGGTGCCGACATCGAGTTCAGCGGGCGAGTCAAGTCGCTGGATCCCGAAACCCGCTCGGGCATCGTCATTGTCGCGGCGAAGTCCGGTGACCGGAAGATCTTCGGCCTGGCGACCATGCACGTGCGCTTCCGCTGA
- a CDS encoding O-methyltransferase, which translates to MDTLTSPPVADVLNRLFAEAQAADGSLEAQWADALADNGEEIAKLLAREAADYKAVYREFADNYLNVSAELGRFLYICARARQAKNIVEFGTSFGISTIHLAAAVRDGGGGHLISTELEPTKAGRAQDNLAAAGLADVVEIRVGDALETLRDDVGGQVDLVLLDGAWSLYLPVLRLLETRLAPGALVIAENAVDETGDYLTYVRNPGNGYRSMPLPFEPRRGNELSVRTG; encoded by the coding sequence ATGGACACCCTCACCTCACCGCCTGTCGCCGACGTGCTGAACCGGCTGTTCGCCGAGGCGCAAGCCGCCGACGGGTCACTGGAGGCGCAATGGGCCGACGCACTGGCCGACAACGGCGAGGAGATCGCGAAACTGCTGGCGCGCGAAGCCGCAGACTACAAGGCTGTCTACCGCGAGTTCGCCGACAATTACCTGAACGTGTCGGCCGAGCTCGGCCGCTTCCTCTACATCTGTGCACGCGCCCGCCAGGCGAAGAACATCGTGGAGTTCGGGACGTCATTCGGCATCTCGACGATCCATCTCGCGGCGGCCGTCCGCGATGGCGGCGGAGGTCATCTCATCAGCACCGAACTGGAGCCGACCAAAGCCGGTCGCGCGCAAGACAATCTGGCCGCCGCCGGCTTGGCCGACGTCGTGGAGATCCGCGTCGGCGACGCCCTTGAAACACTTCGCGACGACGTCGGTGGCCAGGTCGATCTGGTCCTGCTCGACGGGGCATGGAGCCTGTATCTCCCGGTGCTGCGACTTCTCGAAACCCGGTTGGCGCCAGGCGCTCTGGTCATCGCAGAGAACGCTGTCGACGAGACGGGTGACTACCTCACCTATGTCCGCAATCCCGGCAACGGGTACCGATCCATGCCGCTGCCGTTCGAACCGCGCCGCGGTAACGAACTGTCGGTGCGCACGGGCTGA
- a CDS encoding AraC family transcriptional regulator produces the protein MPETRQPVVPPTYPAGAPHSTGWLTDGVHIGVHRHTEGQLVYPAFGALATTTERGTWVAPANRVTWTPPGFAHSHRFYGRTDVRIVVVPVELCCELARQPSVFAVSSLLREAILALTDRRETRRGAYERLRAVVLDELVEAPEQPLHLPEPRDDRLRAVTDLLYADPARPATLGELGRTVGASERTLSRLFHTEFGMSFHRWRTILRVHHALLHLTNGWSVTATAVECGWSNPTSFIDAFTSVVGQTPGRYQAELDRP, from the coding sequence ATGCCGGAAACCCGCCAACCTGTCGTCCCGCCGACCTACCCGGCGGGCGCGCCGCACAGCACTGGGTGGCTCACCGACGGCGTCCACATCGGCGTGCACCGCCACACCGAAGGTCAGCTGGTATATCCGGCGTTCGGCGCCCTGGCCACCACGACCGAGCGCGGAACGTGGGTGGCGCCCGCGAACCGCGTGACCTGGACCCCGCCCGGATTTGCGCATTCGCATCGCTTCTACGGCAGGACGGATGTCCGCATAGTCGTCGTCCCTGTCGAACTGTGCTGCGAACTGGCGCGACAGCCCAGTGTGTTCGCGGTGAGTTCGCTACTGCGCGAGGCGATCTTGGCGCTCACCGATCGGCGCGAGACCCGTCGCGGCGCCTACGAACGGTTGCGGGCGGTGGTGCTCGACGAGCTTGTCGAAGCCCCCGAGCAGCCGCTGCACCTGCCCGAACCACGCGACGACCGGCTGCGTGCCGTTACGGATCTGCTGTATGCCGACCCGGCCCGGCCCGCGACCTTGGGCGAACTCGGCCGGACCGTCGGAGCGAGTGAACGTACCTTGAGCCGGCTGTTCCACACCGAGTTCGGGATGAGTTTTCACCGTTGGCGCACCATATTGCGGGTCCATCACGCCTTGCTTCATCTCACCAACGGCTGGTCGGTCACCGCCACCGCCGTGGAGTGCGGGTGGTCGAACCCGACGAGTTTCATCGACGCCTTCACGTCGGTTGTCGGTCAGACCCCGGGCCGCTACCAGGCCGAGCTGGACCGGCCGTGA